In Saccharothrix syringae, the following are encoded in one genomic region:
- a CDS encoding ABC transporter ATP-binding protein: MVTVLEPRVGTDVVALTGVTKVHPGQVGVRALDGVTVGFARGSFTAVMGPSGSGKSTLLHCAAGLDLPTAGRVVLAGRDIGALREPRLTAVRRRRVGFVFQSFNLVDALSVWDNVLLPQRLAGARPDVAWAREVPARVGLGDRAGARPGELSGGQQQRVALARALAGRPEVVFGDEPTGALDLAAGRGVLALLRRFVDDSATTVVMVTHDPAAAAWADRVVFLADGRLAGDLVAPTAARVAARLAEPTR; the protein is encoded by the coding sequence ATGGTCACAGTGCTGGAACCGCGGGTGGGAACGGACGTGGTGGCGTTGACCGGGGTGACGAAGGTCCACCCCGGCCAGGTCGGCGTCCGGGCGTTGGACGGGGTCACGGTCGGCTTCGCCAGGGGGTCGTTCACGGCCGTGATGGGGCCGTCCGGGTCGGGCAAGTCGACGCTGCTGCACTGCGCGGCCGGGTTGGACCTGCCCACCGCCGGCCGGGTCGTGCTGGCGGGGCGGGACATCGGCGCGCTGCGCGAGCCGCGGCTCACCGCGGTGCGGCGGCGGCGCGTCGGGTTCGTGTTCCAGTCCTTCAACCTGGTCGACGCGCTGTCGGTGTGGGACAACGTCCTGCTGCCCCAGCGGCTCGCGGGCGCCCGCCCGGACGTGGCGTGGGCCCGGGAGGTGCCGGCCCGGGTCGGGCTGGGCGACCGCGCGGGCGCGCGGCCCGGCGAGCTGTCCGGCGGCCAGCAGCAGCGGGTGGCGCTGGCGCGGGCCCTGGCGGGCCGGCCCGAGGTGGTGTTCGGCGACGAGCCGACCGGCGCGCTGGACCTGGCCGCGGGGCGGGGCGTGCTGGCGCTGCTGCGCCGGTTCGTCGACGACTCCGCCACCACGGTGGTGATGGTGACGCACGACCCGGCCGCGGCGGCGTGGGCGGACCGCGTGGTGTTCCTCGCCGACGGCCGGCTCGCCGGCGACCTGGTCGCGCCGACCGCCGCGCGGGTCGCGGCCCGGCTGGCGGAGCCGACCCGGTGA
- a CDS encoding TrmH family RNA methyltransferase, whose amino-acid sequence MDVVVSSATNPVVKRMRALDQRKHRQREGAAVVHGTQPVRQAVEAGFEVENLVVAPELLREGTARFVAEQRERGTRVTTVTGELFARLSDRDRPTGLAAIVRVRLADAAEVAPGTGRASVVALDRVANPGNLGTIVRTADATGAAGVLLVGPTADPFDPAAIKASMGAIFNVPVARVSDVDELFAWARERGVAVVTTSAKAPHRLWRTEYPERVALLMGTEGDGLADDVVERGDLRVSIPMVGTAESLNLAVATSVLLYDLWRFRETGA is encoded by the coding sequence ATGGACGTCGTGGTCTCGAGTGCGACGAACCCCGTGGTGAAGCGGATGCGGGCGTTGGACCAGCGCAAGCACCGGCAGCGCGAGGGCGCCGCCGTGGTGCACGGCACCCAGCCGGTCCGGCAGGCCGTCGAGGCCGGGTTCGAGGTGGAGAACCTGGTCGTCGCGCCGGAGCTGCTGCGCGAGGGCACCGCCCGGTTCGTGGCCGAGCAGCGGGAGCGGGGCACCAGGGTCACCACCGTGACCGGGGAGCTGTTCGCCCGCCTGTCCGACCGGGACCGCCCGACCGGCCTGGCCGCGATCGTGCGCGTCCGGCTCGCCGACGCCGCGGAGGTGGCGCCGGGCACCGGCCGGGCCTCGGTCGTCGCGCTGGACCGGGTCGCCAACCCCGGCAACCTGGGCACGATCGTCCGCACCGCCGACGCCACGGGCGCGGCCGGCGTGCTGCTGGTGGGCCCGACGGCGGACCCGTTCGACCCGGCCGCGATCAAGGCCAGCATGGGCGCCATCTTCAACGTGCCGGTGGCGCGGGTGTCCGATGTGGACGAGCTGTTCGCGTGGGCGCGCGAGCGCGGGGTCGCCGTGGTGACCACGTCGGCGAAGGCGCCGCACCGGCTCTGGCGGACCGAGTACCCCGAGCGCGTGGCCCTGCTGATGGGCACCGAGGGCGACGGCCTGGCCGACGACGTGGTCGAGCGCGGCGACCTGCGGGTGTCCATCCCGATGGTCGGCACGGCCGAGTCGCTGAACCTGGCGGTCGCCACCTCGGTGCTGCTCTACGACCTGTGGCGGTTCCGCGAGACCGGCGCGTGA
- a CDS encoding JmjC domain-containing protein — translation MSVLLSGLGKALGSVFGAGFVANGLSREVVFGRIDPRVPAAHFSWADLNEVLSRGWVEPAEFKLASGGRVLPEHLYTTTAGGGHRVLDLRRVDELVRDGASLLIDSLDRVHPGIRRATDDVMRLVGETASCNLFVTFGHSQAFTSHYDEVDTFVVQVLGTKSWQVHGPSEDFPLPEYGDSDPARCPEEVLFDKVLEPGDVIHVPRGWWHTVRGGGGASLHLTFAFTRRTGVDWLRWVVTQLLPEADVRESLARAGTAEQKRAQAQRLVRAFTEKSSELSLDDFFAAEHRHAGGRDLASLPWTARDEHPPATAVVELATVLPPVLEVAGDQVVFTAFGQVIGVPGRFRTACEHLVRERRLTVGELAERSGTPVAETGALVAALLRTRLVTVS, via the coding sequence ATGTCGGTGTTGCTGTCGGGACTCGGCAAGGCGCTCGGGTCGGTGTTCGGGGCCGGGTTCGTGGCGAACGGGCTCAGCCGGGAGGTGGTCTTCGGCCGGATCGACCCGCGGGTGCCCGCGGCGCACTTCTCCTGGGCCGACCTGAACGAGGTCCTGTCCCGGGGGTGGGTGGAGCCCGCGGAGTTCAAGCTGGCCTCCGGCGGCCGGGTGCTCCCCGAGCACCTGTACACCACCACCGCCGGCGGCGGGCACCGCGTGCTGGACCTGCGACGGGTCGACGAACTGGTCCGCGACGGCGCCAGCCTGCTGATCGACTCGCTCGACCGCGTCCACCCCGGGATCCGGCGGGCCACGGACGACGTGATGCGCCTGGTCGGCGAGACCGCCTCGTGCAACCTGTTCGTCACGTTCGGGCACTCCCAGGCGTTCACCAGCCACTACGACGAGGTCGACACGTTCGTGGTCCAGGTGCTGGGCACCAAGAGCTGGCAGGTGCACGGTCCGTCGGAGGACTTCCCGCTGCCCGAGTACGGCGACAGCGACCCGGCGCGGTGCCCGGAGGAGGTGCTGTTCGACAAGGTCCTGGAACCCGGCGACGTGATCCACGTGCCACGCGGCTGGTGGCACACCGTGCGCGGCGGCGGTGGCGCGAGCCTGCACCTGACGTTCGCGTTCACCCGCCGCACCGGGGTCGACTGGCTGCGGTGGGTCGTCACGCAGCTGCTGCCGGAGGCCGACGTGCGGGAGAGCCTGGCCCGCGCGGGCACCGCCGAGCAGAAGCGCGCCCAGGCGCAACGGCTGGTGCGGGCGTTCACCGAGAAGTCCTCGGAACTGTCGCTGGACGACTTCTTCGCCGCCGAGCACCGGCACGCGGGGGGCCGCGACCTGGCCTCCCTGCCGTGGACCGCCCGCGACGAGCACCCGCCGGCGACGGCGGTCGTCGAGCTGGCCACCGTGCTGCCGCCGGTGCTGGAGGTCGCGGGCGACCAGGTGGTGTTCACGGCGTTCGGCCAGGTGATCGGCGTGCCCGGCCGGTTCCGGACGGCGTGCGAGCACCTGGTCCGGGAGCGGCGCCTCACCGTCGGTGAGCTGGCCGAGCGCTCCGGCACCCCGGTCGCCGAGACGGGCGCACTGGTCGCGGCGCTGCTGCGGACCCGGCTGGTCACGGTGTCCTGA
- a CDS encoding aldo/keto reductase, translating into MSLPFTFPALGLGTWQLTGAEAVRTVRTALELGYRHVDTATAYANEEAVGEGIRASGVPRGDLLVVTKFPEEAAGAERRVLRRSLALLGVAHLDLWLLHGPAPDAGRTAAIWRHFVDARAEGLVRAIGVCNFTVGQLDGLTAATGVAPAVNQTAFGPHYFEPGLGPAHAARGVVLEAHSPFSENRMDDPVLVEVAERHGCDTHQVVLGWHRAHGVPVVAKSASPRRLAENLRGVGLALTPAEVAAVDRLGAA; encoded by the coding sequence GTGAGCCTGCCGTTCACCTTCCCCGCACTCGGCCTGGGCACCTGGCAGCTGACCGGCGCGGAGGCCGTCCGCACCGTGCGGACCGCGCTGGAGCTGGGTTACCGGCACGTCGACACCGCGACCGCCTACGCCAACGAGGAGGCCGTCGGGGAGGGCATCCGGGCCTCGGGGGTGCCCCGCGGCGACCTGCTCGTGGTCACCAAGTTCCCCGAGGAGGCGGCGGGCGCCGAGCGCCGGGTCCTGCGGCGCAGCCTCGCCCTGCTCGGCGTGGCGCACCTGGACCTGTGGCTGCTGCACGGGCCGGCCCCCGACGCCGGGCGGACCGCCGCGATCTGGCGGCACTTCGTCGACGCCCGGGCCGAGGGCCTGGTGCGCGCCATCGGGGTCTGCAACTTCACCGTCGGGCAGTTGGACGGGCTGACCGCGGCGACCGGGGTGGCGCCCGCGGTGAACCAGACCGCGTTCGGGCCGCACTACTTCGAGCCGGGGCTCGGGCCGGCGCACGCCGCGCGCGGGGTGGTGCTGGAGGCCCACAGCCCGTTCAGCGAGAACCGCATGGACGACCCGGTGCTGGTGGAGGTCGCCGAGCGGCACGGGTGCGACACGCACCAGGTCGTGCTGGGTTGGCACCGGGCGCACGGCGTGCCGGTGGTCGCGAAGTCCGCCTCGCCGCGGCGGCTCGCGGAGAACCTGCGCGGCGTCGGGTTGGCGCTCACGCCGGCCGAGGTGGCGGCTGTCGACCGGCTCGGCGCGGCGTAG
- a CDS encoding MFS transporter — protein sequence MTAQEITGRSRPWTHRGVPPLVGSVTISSVGTEISGVALPLIAITVLQASDTWVAALEAAAYVCMLLFTLPIGLLADRLDRKRVLVSADLVCAATITAVPVLWALDLLNLGVVLAVAAVLGFFTTLHAVCAETIMPDVVPDGVLDSANGLLNTARSVSSVGGPGLGGLIVSALNVFAGLLVDAVSFLVSAVLLARVPVRPRAPVARERRGPRGIARDLAAGFTAVRSDERLLRLLATSTTSNLFATMAGTVEVLFLVRELRVAPWGVGAAYSVTAVGGVVGGLVFGRLRRRFGPVRVIVVSQLLLSAPVLLLPLATPGAGVAFYLVGWFWYALSSVVYATAVVTYRQRTVPRELLGRVGAVGRWFTGIAATAGAAGAAVLVGVWDVRTAVLVSSAGVYASGAWLLAGVFLSRADEHAPVDGGRAP from the coding sequence TTGACCGCACAGGAGATCACCGGACGGTCGCGGCCCTGGACCCACCGCGGCGTGCCGCCCCTGGTCGGGTCGGTCACGATCAGCAGCGTCGGCACCGAGATCAGCGGGGTCGCGCTGCCCCTGATCGCGATCACCGTGCTCCAGGCGAGCGACACGTGGGTCGCCGCGCTGGAGGCCGCTGCGTACGTGTGCATGCTGCTGTTCACGCTGCCCATCGGCCTGCTCGCCGACCGCCTCGACCGCAAGCGGGTCCTGGTCTCGGCCGACCTGGTCTGCGCCGCGACGATCACCGCGGTCCCGGTCCTGTGGGCCCTGGACCTGCTGAACCTGGGCGTGGTGCTGGCCGTCGCCGCGGTGCTGGGCTTCTTCACCACCCTGCACGCGGTGTGCGCCGAGACGATCATGCCGGACGTGGTGCCGGACGGGGTGCTGGACTCCGCCAACGGCCTGCTCAACACGGCGCGGTCGGTGTCGTCGGTGGGCGGCCCCGGCCTCGGCGGGCTGATCGTCAGCGCGCTGAACGTGTTCGCCGGGCTCCTGGTGGACGCGGTCTCCTTCCTGGTGTCCGCGGTGCTGCTGGCCCGGGTGCCGGTGCGGCCGAGGGCACCGGTCGCCCGTGAGCGCCGCGGCCCGCGCGGCATCGCGCGGGACCTCGCGGCGGGCTTCACCGCGGTGCGCTCCGACGAGCGGCTGCTCCGGCTGCTGGCCACCTCCACCACGTCGAACCTGTTCGCCACCATGGCGGGCACGGTCGAGGTGCTGTTCCTGGTGCGCGAGCTGCGCGTGGCGCCCTGGGGCGTCGGCGCGGCGTACTCGGTCACCGCGGTCGGGGGCGTCGTCGGCGGCCTGGTGTTCGGCCGGCTCCGCCGCCGCTTCGGACCGGTGCGGGTCATCGTGGTCAGCCAGCTGCTGCTGTCCGCGCCCGTGCTGCTGCTGCCGCTGGCCACGCCCGGCGCCGGCGTCGCGTTCTACCTGGTCGGCTGGTTCTGGTACGCGCTGAGCTCGGTCGTCTACGCCACCGCCGTGGTGACCTACCGGCAGCGCACGGTGCCCCGCGAGCTGCTGGGCCGGGTCGGCGCGGTCGGCCGGTGGTTCACCGGCATCGCCGCGACGGCGGGCGCGGCGGGCGCGGCGGTGCTGGTCGGCGTCTGGGACGTCCGCACGGCCGTGCTGGTCTCCAGCGCCGGCGTCTACGCGTCGGGGGCCTGGCTGCTGGCGGGGGTCTTCCTCTCCCGTGCCGACGAGCACGCGCCGGTCGACGGGGGGCGGGCGCCGTGA
- a CDS encoding cupin domain-containing protein — translation MSTTSTSDPAGTPGSDVELTADRPVVHRGLGLGWPVFAALQEPALRQREDRPVEVEDAEGRTVTARLSEVLDELSAPDPRGLYLRHQLVSEFDPGLWALVPRGVRRHNWLSALPEDVRPDWAWVMIGAAGTRSPMHVDVAASAAWNLLCAGRKRWAFHPRRRAEEWHLLPAGCAGDDRGAEPVELVQEPGDVVVTPSGWAHEVVNLTGTVSITANFVNGGNLDFALRYFDLVGDEASRDLLTAVGASFGHR, via the coding sequence GTGTCGACCACTTCTACCTCTGACCCCGCCGGCACCCCCGGGTCGGACGTCGAGCTGACCGCGGACCGGCCCGTCGTCCACCGCGGCCTCGGCCTGGGCTGGCCGGTGTTCGCCGCGCTCCAGGAACCCGCGCTGCGGCAGCGCGAGGACCGCCCGGTCGAGGTCGAGGACGCCGAGGGCCGGACGGTGACCGCACGGCTGTCGGAGGTGCTGGACGAGCTGTCCGCGCCCGACCCGCGCGGGCTGTACCTGCGCCACCAGCTCGTCTCGGAGTTCGACCCGGGGCTGTGGGCGCTGGTGCCGCGCGGCGTGCGCAGGCACAACTGGCTGTCCGCGCTGCCCGAGGACGTCCGGCCCGACTGGGCGTGGGTCATGATCGGCGCCGCGGGCACCCGGTCGCCGATGCACGTGGACGTCGCGGCCAGCGCCGCGTGGAACCTGCTGTGCGCCGGTCGGAAGCGGTGGGCGTTCCACCCGCGGCGCCGGGCCGAGGAGTGGCACCTGCTCCCCGCCGGGTGCGCCGGTGACGACCGCGGCGCCGAACCCGTCGAGCTCGTCCAGGAGCCCGGCGACGTGGTGGTGACCCCCAGCGGCTGGGCGCACGAGGTCGTCAACCTCACCGGGACCGTCTCGATCACCGCCAACTTCGTCAACGGCGGCAACCTGGACTTCGCCCTGCGGTACTTCGACCTCGTCGGCGACGAGGCGAGCCGGGACCTGCTCACCGCCGTGGGCGCGTCCTTCGGGCACCGCTGA
- a CDS encoding radical SAM protein — MSIPVHIRNATANRRLAEWQVRLVEELEQPRWSADGRSGSNVGEDDVTIRRHEGRTWIYKTWESTRVPGLFSLYAPATGRVHRVTAGQAALLRRESWTAADQPGLAALEALVQPFEAPGWRFPTVPEEVRADGPPRVRVLMLNPTEQCNIRCTYCYYGGAYPGTRPHQTASPSADFVEAAIDLFVTGEDRLADAHRAVYFFGGEPLMAFRQLRDAYTRLEERIARTGAAMDNLVVQVNTNGMLLNEEIVEFLVAKGIYLNVSVDGPNHDRYRVDRRGRGTLDRVRERVDWLAAAQPEYFANRVAIICVLSSPLDPAGLYRFFAEWPAARQALAWDFDLLLPGGEESYTEFEEMFAAQDRIWDLFVDAHELPHAEREASGRYRFAFSCGFLHRSFHRALNSPGRDGGPDLGHLLGVQLVPGTEYLVLGSDGTLYSSYEYQSPAFEVGHASRGIDLDAGLAQLRMFRDAVQASSCGTCWAAPLCTVTVPESPFRATDSPDEVRAKVAGKRARCRSERRNLAQALRARVDIEALHADEALAGHRDDWDRQKEGGSRVDHFYL, encoded by the coding sequence ATGAGCATCCCGGTCCACATCCGGAACGCGACCGCGAACCGGCGGCTGGCCGAGTGGCAGGTCCGCCTGGTCGAAGAGCTCGAACAGCCCCGCTGGTCCGCCGACGGGCGCTCCGGCTCCAACGTGGGCGAGGACGACGTGACGATCCGCCGCCACGAGGGGCGCACCTGGATCTACAAGACCTGGGAGAGCACCCGGGTACCCGGCCTGTTCAGCCTGTACGCGCCCGCCACCGGCCGGGTCCACCGGGTGACCGCCGGCCAGGCGGCCCTGCTGCGGCGGGAGTCCTGGACCGCGGCGGACCAGCCCGGGCTGGCCGCCCTGGAGGCCCTGGTCCAGCCGTTCGAGGCGCCGGGCTGGCGGTTCCCGACGGTGCCCGAGGAGGTGCGCGCGGACGGCCCGCCGCGCGTGCGCGTGCTCATGCTCAACCCGACCGAGCAGTGCAACATCCGGTGCACCTACTGCTACTACGGCGGCGCCTACCCGGGCACCCGCCCCCACCAGACCGCATCGCCGTCGGCCGACTTCGTCGAGGCGGCCATCGACCTGTTCGTCACCGGCGAGGACCGGCTCGCCGACGCGCACCGGGCCGTGTACTTCTTCGGCGGCGAGCCGCTGATGGCCTTCCGGCAGCTCCGGGACGCCTACACCAGGCTGGAGGAGCGGATCGCGCGGACCGGCGCCGCCATGGACAACCTGGTCGTGCAGGTCAACACCAACGGGATGCTGCTCAACGAGGAGATCGTCGAGTTCCTGGTGGCCAAGGGGATCTACCTCAACGTGTCGGTGGACGGCCCCAACCACGACCGCTACCGCGTCGACCGGCGCGGCCGGGGCACCCTCGACCGGGTCAGGGAGCGGGTCGACTGGCTCGCCGCCGCGCAGCCCGAGTACTTCGCGAACCGCGTGGCGATCATCTGCGTGCTGTCCTCCCCCCTCGACCCGGCGGGCCTGTACCGGTTCTTCGCCGAGTGGCCCGCCGCGCGGCAGGCGCTGGCGTGGGACTTCGACCTGCTGCTGCCCGGCGGCGAGGAGTCCTACACCGAGTTCGAGGAGATGTTCGCGGCGCAGGACCGGATCTGGGACCTCTTCGTCGACGCGCACGAGCTGCCCCACGCGGAGCGCGAGGCGTCCGGCCGGTACCGGTTCGCGTTCAGCTGCGGCTTCCTGCACCGCAGCTTCCACCGCGCGCTCAACAGCCCCGGGCGCGACGGCGGCCCGGACCTGGGCCACCTGCTCGGGGTGCAACTGGTGCCGGGCACGGAGTACCTGGTGCTGGGTTCGGACGGCACGCTGTACTCGTCGTACGAGTACCAGTCACCCGCCTTCGAGGTGGGTCACGCGTCCCGGGGCATCGACCTCGACGCGGGCCTCGCCCAGCTGCGCATGTTCCGCGACGCCGTGCAGGCGAGCTCGTGCGGCACGTGCTGGGCGGCGCCGCTGTGCACGGTGACCGTGCCGGAGAGCCCGTTCCGCGCCACCGACTCACCCGACGAGGTCCGGGCCAAGGTCGCGGGCAAGCGGGCGCGGTGCCGGTCCGAGCGCCGGAACCTGGCCCAGGCGCTGCGGGCGCGGGTGGACATCGAGGCCCTGCACGCCGACGAGGCGCTGGCCGGTCACCGCGACGACTGGGACCGGCAGAAGGAAGGTGGCAGTCGTGTCGACCACTTCTACCTCTGA